A stretch of the Vitis vinifera cultivar Pinot Noir 40024 chromosome 16, ASM3070453v1 genome encodes the following:
- the LOC100258013 gene encoding peptide methionine sulfoxide reductase A1, protein MFNALASSSTSTKATPLLSCFSRPSISLPKKFFLSPSKNPKPSSLLTSMSWLGKLGFGARTPPEPSLDPHSSAIAQGPDDDLPAPGQQFAQFGAGCFWGVELAFQRVSGVTKTEVGYTQGFVHNPTYNDVCSGTTNHSEVVRVQYDPKECGYGALLDVFWARHDPTTLNRQGNDVGTQYRSGIYFYTPEQEKAARESLEQHQKLMNRKIVTEILPAKKFYRAEEYHQQYLEKGGRFGFKQSSEKGCNDPIRCYG, encoded by the exons ATGTTCAACGCCTTAGCATCGTCGTCCACCAGCACCAAGGCAACTCCTCTTCTCTCCTGCTTCTCCAGACCTTCAATTTCTCTCCccaaaaaattctttctttctccCTCTAAAAACCCTAAGCCCTCTTCCCTCTTAACTTCCATGAGTTGGCTGGGAAAGCTCGGGTTCGGCGCTCGCACTCCACCGGAGCCCTCCCTGGACCCCCACTCCTCCGCTATCGCCCAGGGACCCGACGACGACCTCCCAGCTCCGGGGCAGCAGTTCGCTCAGTTCGGCGCGGGTTGCTTCTGGGGCGTGGAGCTCGCCTTCCAGCGAGTTTCTGGCGTGACGAAGACGGAGGTGGGGTACACACAAGGCTTTGTGCATAATCCCACCTACAACGACGTCTGCTCCGGCACCACGAACCACTCCGAGGTGGTTAGGGTTCAGTATGATCCCAAGGAGTGCGGGTATGGTGCTTTGCTTGACGTGTTTTGGGCCAGGCATGACCCTACTACCCTGAATCGGCAG GGGAACGATGTGGGAACACAGTATAGGTCGGGAATATACTTCTACACACCAGAGCAAGAGAAGGCAGCAAGAGAATCTTTGGAACAACATCAGAAACTAATGAACAGGAAGATTGTTACTGAAATTCTGCCTGCCAAGAAATTCTACCGAGCAGAGGAATACCACCAGCAGTACCTTGAAAAAGGGGGCCGATTTGGTTTCAAGCAATCTTCTGAGAAAGGCTGCAATGACCCAATCCGATGCTATGGCTAA